The genomic window GATGTATTGGGTTAATGTTTCAGGTTGTGGACGATGTGCTTGATGTGACCAAATCGTCGGAAGAGCTCGGGAAAACCGCCGGTAAAGATTTGATCGCCGGAAAACTGACGTATCCGAGACTGATGGGAGTGGAGAAATCGAAAGAATATGCTGAGAGATTGAACATAGAAGCGCGGGAACATCTTCTAGGGTTTGATATAGACAAGGTGGCTCCTTTGGTGTCTCTCGCTGATTACATTGTCAACAGACAAAACTGACACTATTGCTCAAAAgcttaataacaaaatttgtgtCTACTGTCTAGTGACAATATTAAAACTTGGATATGTAAACAAAACACAGGAGGCCCATACACAAATTTAGGCCTGGTTCTACTTAACGGCTCAACGGCCTTCACTTGTTTTCCTTTGGATAAATAAAAGTTGGGGTTTCCATAAATTTGTCTTATTCATTTGGCATGCAATTCTAAAAATAGTACATTAGTAATGATACAAAAGTACTGCTTGAGTTGTTTTGATACAAATAGTAATGatacaaaaactaattagTCTCAtgtttgataagaaaaattgAGATAATTAATTTAGTGGTTTTATGAAGGTAAAGCTCACATGTTAAGTAGTAAATGCATCggtaaacattttttttttttttttataaccaGGAGGTTCGGGGCCGAGACCCTTAATCCCTTCAGGATCCGGGCCGGGAATACTAGGTGAAAGCCCCTGACCAAATAGAAATAACTAGTAATTTCACGCCTAAGGGGAATCGATCCCTGACCTGGACCAACAGGGCAATTCTTCCTCAAGTGGAAACCATTAGACTACCACCACTTGGTTCATCCGTAAACATTTGCTTAGACTAGTTTAAACAAGAGACtaatgagatttgtttttccgttattataataatgttaGCGTGTCATGGCCAAAGGCTTCGTAAACGCTCCCAACGTGCCGCGCGTTATACTATAAATGACTCCACATGATAGTAATATAGTATAACAACTTACAACGAGAGTAAGTTGTTTTCATTGTGTGTTACGTAATTCGATTgcttcaaaaattaataaatgtcaagtatttatatcattttctaagttttttgACAGgagttacaagaaaataagtagcggaaaaataaatttacaaaaaacacagacataaataaatagtaatgGAGGAAAACGTTAACCAAAAGCggaaataagagaagaaacacCGATTCCGAAAAGCTAAACTTGGAAATTTGCATGATTTCCACAACTCGAAGATACCAAAAAGTTAGAGTCTCATCCTATTTGCTACGAGCAAACCTTTGCAGAAGCCCGTCTTCAAAACTTCTCGATAAAATGTGTACAGCTTCTTTGCAAACTAACGCAAAAACGCAAAAACAACTATAGGGCTAACACACAAATTCGACAGTTACAGAAGCATCTACGGGTAACCAAAGAAACCACCTTCGGCCACCATTCGTATCACAACAATAGGAACCATCTCTCATAGATAAGCGATGCCTCGAAAACCAACATGCCGCCTCTATTATTCCGTAAAGACTCCACTCCAACATGACGCACAACATCACTGTTGTCTAAGCACAAAACAACCACATCAAAAGAAACCACAAACTCCAACTTCAAGCAAAACGGATGAAGAAAGGAGGTGGCTTCACGAagagcagaaaaaaaaaaacagaactcCGACTGACGAAACTCACACCATCACTAGCCCAAAAACAGAGGGGAGTCCCTGACCACCCAAAAACCTAGTCACCACCCAAAGATACAATTTGAGTCGAGTTAATTCGGTACATTAAAATCCTTATAAACCGGGTAACCGAAAATCGTCTCCTTCAGTGTCTAGGGCTGGTCAAATCTGACGTGGCATATTTCAATATTTCATTCTGTTGTGCTTGTAGATGTTGAATCTCcattttcgtcttcttttCGAGTATTTCGTGCTACTACTCTCTTGATAATTCGAAGCTTTTTCGTTATCTCCAGAAATGGGTTCTTCAGAAACGGAAAGTGAAAGCAGAGGTTTTCAAAACCCAGATTGGGAAACAGAGTTTAACCGATTCGAAAACGCGATTTCGTCTGGTTCTGCTTCAATTCGTGTAAGATCCGTTTTAAAGTTATCAGATTTGACGAATCGAGTACCTGAGAGCTATATATCCCGTGCAATTCCGATTCTCGCCGGTCTTCTTCGTGTCTCAGACGACTCCAATCGTTCCGTTCAAGCTGCCGCCGCTCATTGCTTGAAATGTATTACCTGTTGCGGCGGTGAAGAAAGTGGATTTGCGGTGACGATGGGGAGGTGTGGTGTGATTGCTAGCTTATTAGGGTTGTTACTTGAAGCGAATACGGATGGTAATGTGTTTCGAAGGATTTGGGTGAAATGTTTGTGGAGCTTAGTTACTTTTGGATCTTCGATTCGAGTTGGTTTGGCTAGGTTAGGTGGTTTAGAGATTGTGATTCGTGAGTTGAATAATTGGGAAGATGATGGAAGTAGATGGTACTTGTTAGAGATCCTTAGTGCTTTGACGACGATTAGAGAGAGCAGACGCGTTCTTGTTCATTCAGGTGGGCTTAAGTTTCTTGTAGAAGCTGCTAAAGTTGGGAACTTGGCCTCAAGAGAGAGAGCTTGTCATGCTATCGGACTGATCGGTGTTACTAGACGAGCTCGGCGAATACTGGTTGAAGCAGGAGTGATTCCAGCACTTGTGGATCTGTATCGAGATGGGGATGATAAGGCAAAGCTTTTAGCTGGTAATGCCTTAGGGATCATATCTGCTCAGACTGAGTACATTAGGCCTGTCACTGAAGCTGGTTCCATTCCTTTGTATGTCGAGCTTCTCTCGGGACAAGATCCCATGGGGAAAGATATTGCAGAGGATGTGTTCTGTATATTAGCTGTAGCTGAAGGTAATGCTGTTTTGATAGCGGAACAACTGGTGAGGATCTTGAGAGCAGGGGATAACGAAGCCAAGCTTGCAGCTTCTGATGTGTTATGGGATCTTGCGGGTTATAGGCATTCTGTATCTGTTATTAGAGGGTCTGGCGCAATTCCTTTGCTTATTGAGCTTCTGAGAGATGGGTCACTTGAGTTCAGAGAGAGGATTTCTGGAGCTATTTCTCAGTTGAGTTACAATGAGAACGACCGTGAGGCCTTTTCTGATTCCGGTATGATACCGATTCTGATTGAATGGTTGGGGGATGAGTCGGAAGAGCTCAGGGATAACGCAGCTGAGGCACTTATTAATTTTTCTGAAGACCAAGAGCATTATGCTAGAGTGCGTGAGGCAATAGGCCATCCTGTGTTTCAGAGTATGCAGAGCAGACTGGCTAGAATCCGAGCTTCCCATGAACTGATGGTTCGATCAATGCGAAGGGTTACAATCCAACATCTTGCCCATGACCATGATCTTCCATGATCTGAAGGGCAAATTAAGCTTCCCATCTGTTTTGATGTATGTTTATAATCTGacttggaaaaagaaaagactcaATTGCTGTTTGATTTCTGCAATTTGTATTTGATACGTTTGTATACATGTACTAAAAGATTTCTGACTTTGAATGGAAATGGTATCTACATGGTTAGTCTTCTTTTACATAACTAAGCACCCAGTGGTTGGACCATAAGAATCATGCACTATTCTATAAACCTCAGGCCTTGGCTGCTCATTGCTAACCACAGGACATTGAGCTATGCAGCAATGCGGTGTAATAGACTTCTCTTCGACCTGTGGcttcttcacttcttcaaGAGTCTCAAGAGTGACATGACATGCTTTCTTCCTTAAGGCCATAATCAAAGAAGCTGAATCCACTCCATCTCCAACAACCACAAGCTCATCCTGAAATTCTCCTTCCATGGCCACTGAAGTTACACCTGCGTTGCCAGATACAGATGTAttaaagtttcattttttttaaccataaGAAAACCACTCTCGATCGgttcaaaacattaaatctGTTTTAACACTAACCATCTGCAGCAACTGCTACTTGCATTGCCTTCTTCCTGCATTTTTCACTATTCACTGACAGTTTGATACGCATCTTTTGCTGCAAATTGCTCCAACAAAGACCAATGATtcgaaaaaagaaacagatcgAGAAACAAGACATCCATGATTATcgaaataaaaatgaagagCCTTTAagcaacaagaaaaattaGCACCTTCATTGTCCTGACGAAGCTTTGTCTCTCTATAAAGAAGTTGCTTTTTAAGAATCGAAGCCAAACTTCCTCAGATATGAGTTAAGAGaaccaaaccctaattattcTCCGTTTTGTACGGATTTCAAAAGCGAAGAAGCTTCTACACACTGAGTTTCAGAACTGTAAACTTCGCCagaaaaagacagagagagagaaatttcTTCTTGACCGAATCAGACACCAACTGAGACTCCAATTTCTTGTCTTTTGTGCTCGGTCCTTTTGATTCActcaaacaagaagaagaaaaacaaatgggaagagaagaagaaattaagtTGTTCTGTGAATGGGTTTCACTGTTACATGCTTTTTAACTTGATACACAAGGTCGCCCATTTCCCTGACAGATTTGCCAATGTTTCCCAGTGTTTAATTACCACTGTGCCATTgagtttttgtcttctttgaaAAATCTGTCCCATTGTGTATCATATGCTGTCCCCCGTACAAGACTTATAACCAGTTTTCCACTCTTACGTCAATATTAGTAGTAGTagttttacatatatttttgttatggaAATGCATCTTAATTACTAACTTAATTAGGCTTATTTTTCCacaatttaatttagtttaatttttataataaggATTGTGTGTTAGGCCAAGATTTAGTTAGAACAAATGGGAAGTAAATGAAAAGacaaatcacaacaacaaGGATTGTATAACTaaaaaaccataaaagaaTGGAATGGCCACCCTAAGATCTctctaaaatctaaacaatttGTAGACAACACATAggcaaacaaaaaccaaatcttgcATATTGACACATTGTTGGGTTTTGTCTATTCTTGGTGggttttgttctctctctttctgttcatacgttttttttttctcttctctggAAGGcaggaaagagaaaaagaaaagttatttagcgaaaaaaaaaaaagaaaaagaaaagttcatTGGGATCGAAAAGAGGTAAGATTGTTCTTGAAGAATCGATTCTATAGAGCGTGTTAGCTTCAATGCTAACTTGGGAGACCCCAGTTATGCTTGCAAGCAACACCGCCTCAACCAAAAAGCTAGCCTTCATTACCACCTTTCTCATCATTGTGTTATGTCCGGTCACAATGGTCATGTCTCAGCCGCAGGCGGATGTTTTGCCACTGCCAGCCTCAGACGCAGATTGCCTCTTGAGATTTAAAGATACTTTGGTTAATGCATCGTTCATTAGCAGTTGGGATCCTTCCATCTCCCCGTGTAAGCGAAACTCAGAGAATTGGTTCGGTGTTCTCTGTGTTACCGGTAATGTTTGGGGCCTACAACTCGAAGGAATGGGCTTAACCGGGAAGCTTGACCTTGAACCATTAGCTGCAATCAAGAATCTACGAACCTTGAGCTTCATGAACAACAAATTTAACGGTTCAATGCCATCTGTCAAGAATTTTGGTGCGTTGAAATCATTGTACTTGTCTAACAACCGGTTTACAGGGGAGATACCCGCGGATGCGTTTGATGGTATGCATCATTTGAAGAAGCTTCTGTTGGCTAACAACGCGTTTCGAGGGAGTatcccttcttctttagcttatTTGCCAATGCTTTTAGAGTTGAGGCTAAATGGGAATCAGTTTCATGGGGAAATAccttattttaaacaaaaggACCTTAAGTTGGCTAGCTTCGAAAACAATGACCTCGAGGGACCTATACCGGAAAGCCTTAGCAACATGGATCCTGTCTCCTTTTCAGGTAATTAAACAAACAGTTCAAGTACATCTGCAAATGTTTGGTAAACTATAGGAGTTCTTATGTAAAAACAGAATCTTTCTTGCTTTGTTGACATTGCAGGGAACAAGAACTTGTGTGGTCCTCCACTAAGCCCATGTTCGAGTGATTCAGGATCTTCTCCGGATCTCCCTTCTAGTCCCACGGAAAAGAACAAGAACCaatctttcttcatcattgCAATTGTTCTGATTGTCATTGGGATAATACTGATGATCATTTCGCTTGTGGTCTGTATCCTTCATACCAGAAGACGCAAGAGTTTGTCGGCTTATCCATCCGCGGGTCAGGACAGGACAGAGAAATACAACTACGATCAATCTACGGACAAGGATAAAGCTGCAGATTCTGTAACGAGTTACACTAGTAGAAGAGGAGCAGTACCGGATCAGAATAAACTCTTGTTTTTGCAAGATGACATTCAAAGATTTGACCTTCAAGATCTTCTTAGAGCCTCTGCTGAAGTTCTTGGGAGCGGAAGCTTTGGCTCTTCTTATAAAACTGGGATAAATAGCGGACAGATGCTGGTCGTGAAGAGGTATAAACATATGAACAATGTTGGAAGAGATGAGTTTCATGAGCATATGAGACGGTTAGGGAGATTGAAACATCCGAATCTGTTGCCTATTGTGGCTTACTATTACcgcagagaagagaagctctTGATCGCTGAGTTCATGCCAAATCGTAGCTTGGCAAGCCATCTTCACGGTATGTAACATTCAACTTTTTTGGTCGATTAAAATTGTAACTTTATCAgttttgactaaaaaaatGCTCTGTTTCAGCGAATCATTCTGTGGATCAACCGGGATTGGATTGGCCAACAAGGCTAAAGATTATACAAGGAGTGGCTAAGGGTTTAGGTTACTTGTTCAACGAGCTAACAACCCTAACAATCCCTCACGGTCATCTCAAGTCATCGAACGTTGTATTGGACGAATCATTTGAGCCACTCCTAACCGATTATGCACTAAGACCAGTGATGAACTCAGAGCAGTCTCACAATCTAATGATCTCTTATAAATCACCAGAGTATAGCTTAAAGGGACATCTAACTAAAAAGACAGATGTTTGGTGCCTGGGGGTATTGATCTTGGAGCTTTTAACAGGTAGGTTTCCGGAGAATTATCTAAGCCAAGGGTACGATGCTAACATGAGCCTCGTAACTTGGGTGAGCAACATGgttaaggagaagaaaacagGTGACGTGTTTGACAAGGAAATGACTGGGAAGAAAAACTGCAAAGCAGAGATGCTAAACCTTTTGAAAATCGGGTTGAGTTGTtgcgaagaagatgaagaaaggagGATGGAGATGAGAGATGCTGTGGAGAAGATAGAGAGGTTAAAAGAAGGAGAGTTTGACAATGATTTCGCATCGACGACACATAATGTCTTTGCTTCTCGGTTGATAGACGACGATGACTTTGGTTTCGCCATGAATCGATGATGAAACTGATCAGTCTTCTCCAGAACAATGGAAAAAGCTAAACAATTTGTAATCTTTGATgccaaataaaaagaagaactttctttttcttctttgttatgTAACTTTTTCCATTCTTATAAATCATTCTCTTCGTGTAATTGTAAATCCATTTTGCagagttttgaaaattttactcatttcttattttcaagTACAAGAATCAAATCCATGCAAAAAGTAATGAATCCATGCGTAGTGACAACATAGCTTGAGATCGAAATACTCAAATTGCATTGTATGTGGATGAAAAGTTTCCAACttcaaaaaaagtttggaaCTTTTTTCTCGAGAATTGTATTTTAGGgctaaaaattgaatttttgggGATAAACTAATTACTATGGCGGAGAATTCGCGGCTACGAGAGCTACGGAGACAcagatgatgaaagagagaaagagagagagagagagagagaatgtgAGGTTAAAATTATCCATTGTTGTTCTTCAGTGCACCACTGAATCGAAGTTTTCTAATTTGGAGAAAGAGGATTTCTCAAAACCCCTAATTTAGGAAGACCGCAGATTTCTTTAGTATTGAGAATGAGATTCTCCGAGAAGATGGATTAGTGAATCGAGAGGTTGATATCGTTAAATGCGGGGATTTTGCAATCTAGGGTTCTTAAGCATTGTAATCGATGAAGGCTCAAAAGGGAAGCTCGAAGAAGAAAGGTACGAATTCTGGGTTAGTCGCTGTAGCAGTGGATAACAATAAAGGAAGCCAACATGCTCTCAAATGGGCTGCTGATCATCTTGTCTCTAAAGGACAAACCATTATCCTCCTCCATGTTATCCTTAGGTCATCCTCTGATTCAGGTCTGAGCTTATGACAAAacctgtttttgttctttttgttgttttgattttttggatTCTGGATATACTTAAATGTTGTGGTGTTATGGGTTTGCTTGCAGGTGAGATTACTGCAGAGAAACATAAGCAAGCTGAAAATCTTTTTGTGACATTTCATTGCTACTGCAGTCGAAAAGAGGTAATATCTCTTGTCCTCGCTTGCTTTGTTTCTAAAGTGAATCTATGTTATAGCATAGCTTTTGGTAATTGAATGCATTGTTCTTTACTCTCTGTTGCTAGATACAATGCCTTGATGTCACGCTTGAGGATGACAACATTGTCAAGTCCCTTGCGGAATATGTTTCCTCTGGTGTGATTGAGAATTTGATTCTTGGTGCTCCTTCGAGGCATGGATTCATGAGGTAGTAATATGAATCTCTTCTCTCCTATAAGTTTGAATCCTCTTCCTTGTTTTATCCttatgtgtttctttgattcaatCTGTTGACAGGAAATTTAAGATTTCTGATACACCGAGCAATGTAGCGAAAGCAGCACCTGATTTCTGTACAGTTTACGTTATTTCAAAAGGGAAGATATCATCTGTCCGCCATGCCTCACGAGCTGCTCCATATCGGTCTCCGCTTATGGGTCAGATTGAAAACCACTCTGAAATCATAAACTACGAAAAGTTCAGAAACACCATGAGCTTTAGAGGTAAAATCATTAACTAGTTTTTTTAGGCTAAACCATGTGACACCACACAcatcttgaatttttttctttcgttggTACAAACAGATAGGGCTCCTCCCAGGTCTTCGACTGCTAGCTCCATTGAAGATTATGGAAAGTAATGTTTCATGAGGATATTTTTCGTCTTTGACAAAAAACTGATTCGTTTTGAAGGAAGATACTTATCGCTCTTTCTTTCGCGGTAATATCGTCAACAGGTCACCTATGGCAAGGACGTCAAATTACGCAAACTCATTCTTTGATTTGGAAGATTCCGAAAACGACATATCATTTGTTTGCTCAGGCAGGCCAAGTACCGCAAGCTCAGGCCGGCCAAGTACAAGTACCGGAAGGTCTGACATATCTTTTGTGAGCTCAGGCAGGCCGAGTACAAGCACCACTGGAAGCCCTTCCTTCATCTACGATTTTCCTGATTCTGGTTTAACTCCGAGAGAGTCGACGAGCTCTGGACACTCTATGCGTCTAGGAATCAGGTTCAATGACACAAATATCCAACATGATTTCTCATTCGTCTCACAAGATAGCGGTCGGtcatcttgttcttgttcacCACAAAACTTGGTAAGATGCGTTTGATTGGTTATAGATAGCAATACATATGTTTTCGGGAATggtttactatatatttttcttgaaaaatgtataGGAAGAAGTGGAAGCTGAGATGCGGAGATTGAAGCAGGAACTGAAACACGCAATTGACATGTATGGATCAGCTTGCAGAGAAGCACTAGCTGCAAAGCAAGAGGTAAAACGATATAAGACGAAACCGTCcctgtgtatatatattcttgtaCAGTGCTGACTGAAAGAAATTTTACTTATGGATCAAAGGCGAAGGAGCTCCAACGTCAGAAAATTGAAGAGGAAGGGTGGGTGCAAGAAGGACAGTTATCAGAGAAATCTACAAAGTCCATAgtggaaaaagagagagcaCATAAAGCTGCGAAGGATGCTTCTGAAACAGCAGGCAAGATAGCAGAGCTCGAAACACAAAGAAGAGCTATAGAAGCTGCAGGTTCTTTCTCTGATTCCAGTTTAAGGTATCGAAGGTATGTCATTGGTGAGATTGAAGAAGCCACAAACTCATTCGACAAGGCTAATAAAATAGGCGAAGGCGGGTATGGTCCTGTCTATAAGGGTTATCTTGATCATACCCCTGTTGCTATTAAGGCTTTGAAAGCAGATGCAGTTCAAGGAAGATCTCAATTTCAAAGAGAGGTAAGTTCACTTAAAAATCCTATACTTCTCAAATCTAAATAGAAATCAGACTTTAACTTAGGTGTGGACTGACTATTGAGTATTGAGCATTGTTATAGGTAGAAGTTCTTAGCTGCATAAGACACCCACACATGGTACTACTAATTGGAGCATGTCCAGAGTATGGAGTGCTTGTATATGAGTATATGGCCAAAGGGAGT from Arabidopsis thaliana chromosome 3, partial sequence includes these protein-coding regions:
- a CDS encoding Copper transport protein family; translation: MSCFSICFFFRIIGLCWSNLQQKMRIKLSVNSEKCRKKAMQVAVAADGVTSVAMEGEFQDELVVVGDGVDSASLIMALRKKACHVTLETLEEVKKPQVEEKSITPHCCIAQCPVVSNEQPRPEVYRIVHDSYGPTTGCLVM
- a CDS encoding Copper transport protein family (Copper transport protein family; BEST Arabidopsis thaliana protein match is: Domain of unknown function (DUF2431) (TAIR:AT1G55790.1); Has 234 Blast hits to 232 proteins in 14 species: Archae - 0; Bacteria - 0; Metazoa - 0; Fungi - 0; Plants - 234; Viruses - 0; Other Eukaryotes - 0 (source: NCBI BLink).), with translation MRIKLSVNSEKCRKKAMQVAVAADGVTSVAMEGEFQDELVVVGDGVDSASLIMALRKKACHVTLETLEEVKKPQVEEKSITPHCCIAQCPVVSNEQPRPEVYRIVHDSYGPTTGCLVM
- a CDS encoding ARM repeat superfamily protein (ARM repeat superfamily protein; FUNCTIONS IN: binding; INVOLVED IN: biological_process unknown; LOCATED IN: cellular_component unknown; CONTAINS InterPro DOMAIN/s: HEAT (InterPro:IPR000357), Armadillo-like helical (InterPro:IPR011989), HEAT, type 2 (InterPro:IPR021133), Armadillo (InterPro:IPR000225), Armadillo-type fold (InterPro:IPR016024); BEST Arabidopsis thaliana protein match is: RING/U-box superfamily protein with ARM repeat domain (TAIR:AT2G23140.2); Has 3151 Blast hits to 1598 proteins in 216 species: Archae - 4; Bacteria - 31; Metazoa - 442; Fungi - 499; Plants - 1924; Viruses - 0; Other Eukaryotes - 251 (source: NCBI BLink).) — translated: MGSSETESESRGFQNPDWETEFNRFENAISSGSASIRVRSVLKLSDLTNRVPESYISRAIPILAGLLRVSDDSNRSVQAAAAHCLKCITCCGGEESGFAVTMGRCGVIASLLGLLLEANTDGNVFRRIWVKCLWSLVTFGSSIRVGLARLGGLEIVIRELNNWEDDGSRWYLLEILSALTTIRESRRVLVHSGGLKFLVEAAKVGNLASRERACHAIGLIGVTRRARRILVEAGVIPALVDLYRDGDDKAKLLAGNALGIISAQTEYIRPVTEAGSIPLYVELLSGQDPMGKDIAEDVFCILAVAEGNAVLIAEQLVRILRAGDNEAKLAASDVLWDLAGYRHSVSVIRGSGAIPLLIELLRDGSLEFRERISGAISQLSYNENDREAFSDSGMIPILIEWLGDESEELRDNAAEALINFSEDQEHYARVREAIGHPVFQSMQSRLARIRASHELMVRSMRRVTIQHLAHDHDLP
- the PRK4 gene encoding Leucine-rich repeat protein kinase family protein (Leucine-rich repeat protein kinase family protein; FUNCTIONS IN: protein serine/threonine kinase activity, kinase activity, ATP binding; INVOLVED IN: transmembrane receptor protein tyrosine kinase signaling pathway, protein amino acid phosphorylation; EXPRESSED IN: 10 plant structures; EXPRESSED DURING: L mature pollen stage, M germinated pollen stage, 4 anthesis, C globular stage, petal differentiation and expansion stage; CONTAINS InterPro DOMAIN/s: Protein kinase, catalytic domain (InterPro:IPR000719), Leucine-rich repeat-containing N-terminal domain, type 2 (InterPro:IPR013210), Leucine-rich repeat (InterPro:IPR001611), Serine-threonine/tyrosine-protein kinase (InterPro:IPR001245), Protein kinase-like domain (InterPro:IPR011009); BEST Arabidopsis thaliana protein match is: Leucine-rich repeat protein kinase family protein (TAIR:AT1G50610.1); Has 87494 Blast hits to 62015 proteins in 2065 species: Archae - 68; Bacteria - 4014; Metazoa - 18186; Fungi - 3311; Plants - 53872; Viruses - 182; Other Eukaryotes - 7861 (source: NCBI BLink).) yields the protein MLTWETPVMLASNTASTKKLAFITTFLIIVLCPVTMVMSQPQADVLPLPASDADCLLRFKDTLVNASFISSWDPSISPCKRNSENWFGVLCVTGNVWGLQLEGMGLTGKLDLEPLAAIKNLRTLSFMNNKFNGSMPSVKNFGALKSLYLSNNRFTGEIPADAFDGMHHLKKLLLANNAFRGSIPSSLAYLPMLLELRLNGNQFHGEIPYFKQKDLKLASFENNDLEGPIPESLSNMDPVSFSGNKNLCGPPLSPCSSDSGSSPDLPSSPTEKNKNQSFFIIAIVLIVIGIILMIISLVVCILHTRRRKSLSAYPSAGQDRTEKYNYDQSTDKDKAADSVTSYTSRRGAVPDQNKLLFLQDDIQRFDLQDLLRASAEVLGSGSFGSSYKTGINSGQMLVVKRYKHMNNVGRDEFHEHMRRLGRLKHPNLLPIVAYYYRREEKLLIAEFMPNRSLASHLHANHSVDQPGLDWPTRLKIIQGVAKGLGYLFNELTTLTIPHGHLKSSNVVLDESFEPLLTDYALRPVMNSEQSHNLMISYKSPEYSLKGHLTKKTDVWCLGVLILELLTGRFPENYLSQGYDANMSLVTWVSNMVKEKKTGDVFDKEMTGKKNCKAEMLNLLKIGLSCCEEDEERRMEMRDAVEKIERLKEGEFDNDFASTTHNVFASRLIDDDDFGFAMNR
- the PRK4 gene encoding Leucine-rich repeat protein kinase family protein, coding for MGISFMGKYLILNKRTLSWLASKTMTSRDLYRKALATWILSPFQNLSCFVDIAGNKNLCGPPLSPCSSDSGSSPDLPSSPTEKNKNQSFFIIAIVLIVIGIILMIISLVVCILHTRRRKSLSAYPSAGQDRTEKYNYDQSTDKDKAADSVTSYTSRRGAVPDQNKLLFLQDDIQRFDLQDLLRASAEVLGSGSFGSSYKTGINSGQMLVVKRYKHMNNVGRDEFHEHMRRLGRLKHPNLLPIVAYYYRREEKLLIAEFMPNRSLASHLHANHSVDQPGLDWPTRLKIIQGVAKGLGYLFNELTTLTIPHGHLKSSNVVLDESFEPLLTDYALRPVMNSEQSHNLMISYKSPEYSLKGHLTKKTDVWCLGVLILELLTGRFPENYLSQGYDANMSLVTWVSNMVKEKKTGDVFDKEMTGKKNCKAEMLNLLKIGLSCCEEDEERRMEMRDAVEKIERLKEGEFDNDFASTTHNVFASRLIDDDDFGFAMNR
- a CDS encoding Copper transport protein family gives rise to the protein MKMRIKLSVNSEKCRKKAMQVAVAADGVTSVAMEGEFQDELVVVGDGVDSASLIMALRKKACHVTLETLEEVKKPQVEEKSITPHCCIAQCPVVSNEQPRPEVYRIVHDSYGPTTGCLVM
- a CDS encoding Copper transport protein family; protein product: MKQKMRIKLSVNSEKCRKKAMQVAVAADGVTSVAMEGEFQDELVVVGDGVDSASLIMALRKKACHVTLETLEEVKKPQVEEKSITPHCCIAQCPVVSNEQPRPEVYRIVHDSYGPTTGCLVM